A genomic window from Corticium candelabrum chromosome 8, ooCorCand1.1, whole genome shotgun sequence includes:
- the LOC134182959 gene encoding zinc finger protein 862-like, with protein MSSSSSESDSCSENDAVATTEANRNRLGTVDLNTPKSLQKVSSTQKKTKQQSMFAFVAKKDLTATAASEYLTKTSRMTVSTPASKKASYDAVYDAETRRRQFVPSWKDRFPWLQLCVEEIGSDGNVRSDFMRCKLCCKHSLYADNRSPFVLGTTKFRIDPIKKHSVSKQHLACVHAEHMSCQQAADAETTAIGSGIPRLHEAERQRYRCLFRTAHAVAKRYKPFVDYEYICKLQILNGVDLGKNYLHEKAAAKFIKYVADEIRLTTARALVEHRYVSVINDGSTDLTVIEQEMVMVRYVELSSCQPVTKLAALVDLKHANADGVYSALQTGLKHVVNDDLPDALSIVCGNFDGAAVMMEARNGVKAKLICDHPCATIVHCVAHKLELAVLDAVKKTCYLDEFEEPQRKLLSLSIIPLNDDGNCDKLRILFLKMISSHSPTSNRSDGLSAKSEL; from the coding sequence ATGTCCAGTAGCAGCAGTGAGTCTGATTCGTGTAGCGAGAATGACGCTGTAGCGACTACAGAAGCTAACCGTAATAGGCTAGGTACTGTCGATTTGAACACACCAAAATCACTGCAGAAAGTCAGCTCTACACAAAAGAAGACGAAACAACAAAGcatgtttgcttttgttgcaaAGAAGGatctgacagcaactgcagcTAGTGAGTATTTGACCAAAACTTCCAGAATGACTGTTTCTACTCCTGCAAGCAAGAAGGCTAGTTATGATGCAGTCTATGATGCTGAAACACGAAGAAGACAATTTGTCCCAAGTTGGAAAGATCGATTTCCTTGGCTGCAGTTGTGTGTAGAAGAAATAGGAAGTGATGGAAACGTGCGTTCCGATTTCATGAGATGCAAATTGTGTTGTAAGCACTCTTTATATGCAGATAACCGAAGTCCTTTTGTTTTGGGGACCACAAAGTTTAGAATAGACCCTATTAAAAAGCATAGTGTTTCGAAACAGCACTTGGCATGCGTCCACGCTGAACACATGAGCTGTCAGCAAGCAGCAGATGCTGAAACTACAGCAATTGGGTCAGGTATTCCGCGCCTCCATGAAGCGGAACGACAACGATACAGATGTCTGTTTCGAACAGCTCATGCTGTTGCCAAAAGATATAAACCCTTTGTCGACTATGAATACATATGCAAGCTACAAATTTTGAATGGCGTTGATTTGGGTAAGAATTATTTGCACGAAAAGGCTGCAGCCAAGTTTATCAAGTATGTGGCTGATGAGATCAGACTGACAACAGCTCGTGCTCTGGTTGAACATCGATACGTCTCGGTAATAAATGATGGATCAACAGATTTAACTGTGATAGAGCAAGAGATGGTTATGGTACGATACGTTGAACTTTCTAGTTGTCAACCTGTAACGAAGTTGGCTGCCTTGGTAGACCTGAAGCACGCCAACGCAGATGGAGTGTATTCAGCTTTGCAAACAGGCCTGAAGCATGTTGTGAATGATGATCTCCCCGATGCTCTAAGTATTGTTTGCGGCAATTTTGATGGTGCTGCTGTCATGATGGAGGCTCGCAATGGTGTCAAGGCTAAGCTCATTTGTGACCATCCCTGTGCTACAATAGTACATTGTGTTGCACACAAACTGGAATTGGCTGTTCTCGACGCGGTTAAGAAAACGTGTTATCTTGATGAGTTTGAAGAACCTCAAAGGAAATTATTAAGCTTAAGCATTATTCCCCTAAACGACGACGGGAACTGTGACAAGTTGCGGATACTCTTTTTGAAGATGATCTCAAGTCATTCTCCGACATCAAACAGATCAGATGGATTGTCAGCAAAGAGCGAGCTCTAA
- the LOC134182961 gene encoding zinc finger protein 862-like, translated as MAVGDGNSDEEKSRARGLLDNVLSFRFVFWLHIMLDFLVLCHKVSRKFQQDKLTVLEIPDIITGCIDGLSDLIEQGGDYRKSFNLKFNAYKNKFGKIQLRGRRMTRESAKTDGIDWDMNATNLVESSIAYLKQRFACFDEEPLKHFKIFNFKLWPYNESELKKFGHNAIKSLLEAFYPALEKASCKINEVPSQWGRLKRCLLPLRTSPLLPVYSDLLKAEYKNPDLSSILHLVDIMFTISPSTAECERQFSGMKLIKSNRRSRLQQATSDNLMRVHCDGPELEQFAPDNVINAWLMRTPGSRHIHGHHTSRKRKFSELDQSDESDESI; from the coding sequence ATGGCCGTCGGTGATGGCAATAGCGATGAAGAGAAGTCCAGGGCACGAGGCTTGCTGGATAATGTTTTGAGCTTCCGGTTTGTTTTTTGGCTTCATATTATGCTAGATTTTTTAGTGTTGTGCCACAAAGTTTCACGAAAATTTCAGCAAGACAAGTTAACAGTACTTGAAATTCCAGATATCATCACTGGTTGCATTGACGGTCTTTCTGATCTTATTGAACAAGGCGGAGACTATCGAAAATCATTCAATCTGAAATTCAATGcttacaaaaacaaatttggCAAAATTCAGTTGCGAGGTAGAAGGATGACGAGAGAAAGTGCGAAAACAGACGGCATAGACTGGGACATGAACGCAACAAATCTAGTTGAAAGTTCGATAGCGTATCTGAAACAGAGATTTGCCTGCTTTGATGAAGAACCATTGAAGCATTTCAAgatatttaattttaagttATGGCCATACAACGAGAGCGAGTTAAAGAAGTTTGGTCATAATGCTATCAAATCCCTACTGGAAGCGTTCTATCCAGCTCTGGAGAAGGCTAGCTGCAAAATTAATGAGGTGCCCAGTCAATGGGGCAGACTCAAACGTTGTCTGCTGCCACTTCGCACTTCTCCTTTACTTCCAGTGTATAGTGATCTATTGAAGGCAGAGTACAAGAACCCAGATCTAAGCAGTATTTTGCATCTTGTTGACATCATGTTCACCATCAGTCCCAGCACTGCTGAATGTGAGCGTCAATTCTCAGGTATGAAATTGATCAAGTCAAATCGACGTAGTAGATTGCAGCAGGCAACTTCAGACAACCTAATGAGAGTTCACTGTGATGGTCCTGAACTGGAACAGTTTGCCCCTGATAACGTCATCAATGCATGGCTTATGCGGACACCTGGGAGCCGCCATATTCATGGGCATCACACTTCTAGAAAGCGCAAATTCAGCGAACTTGACCAGTCTGATGAGTCGGATGAGTCAATTTGA
- the LOC134183715 gene encoding uncharacterized protein K02A2.6-like produces MRRSFSCHGLPQRLVTDNGPQFRAQDFMEFMEANGIKHQLTPPYHPASNGQVERMVQELKKSLKVRPAGRSISHQVSSFLLHYRTTPHTATGKTPVELLIKRIPRTKLSLLRPEVSDIDRDEQRIKFEEATKRSRQLDPGCKVSVWNPRQDSRGRWLVGTVEQQLGPTSYLVNVEGHSRYVHIDQMRWRDQRSVPETADVSVPEIEVEEIPVPVIPVKETGQVVQSTKHKDQDEESTLISKEMLSPPEDHEIETPRRYPKRQNRQPPARYREQ; encoded by the coding sequence ATGCGAAGAAGCTTTTCTTGTCATGGATTGCCACAGCGACTTGTAACCGACAACGGTCCTCAGTTTAGGGCACAAGACTTCATGGAGTTTATGGAGGCCAATGGAATCAAGCATCAACTGACTCCACCCTACCATCCTGCATCTAATGGACAGGTAGAGCGAATGGTACAAGAGTTGAAAAAGAGCTTGAAGGTTCGACCAGCGGGAAGATCGATAAGTCATCAAGTGTCTTCGTTCCTTCTACACTATCGTACGACTCCACATACTGCAACAGGCAAAACTCCTGTCGAACTGTTGATCAAACGAATACCAAGAACCAAGTTATCTTTGTTGCGCCCAGAGGTAAGTGACATTGACAGAGATGAACAGAGAATCAAGTTCGAGGAAGCTACCAAACGATCAAGACAACTGGATCCTGGTTGTAAAGTCAGTGTGTGGAATCCACGTCAAGATAGTCGTGGTAGGTGGTTGGTGGGAACCGTTGAACAACAGCTAGGACCAACCAGCTATTTAGTGAATGTGGAAGGACATTCCAGGTACGTGCATATAGACCAAATGCGTTGGAGAGATCAACGGAGTGTACCAGAAACAGCTGATGTAAGTGTACCAGAGATAGAGGTGGAAGAGATACCAGTACCAGTCATTCCTGTGAAAGAGACAGGACAAGTAGTTCAATCTACTAAACACAAGGACCAAGATGAGGAGTCTACCTTGATCTCCAAGGAAATGTTATCACCTCCAGAAGACCACGAGATTGAGACTCCCAGACGATATCCaaagagacaaaacagacaaccacCAGCAAGATATCGTGAACAATAG
- the LOC134183549 gene encoding CMP-N-acetylneuraminate-beta-galactosamide-alpha-2,3-sialyltransferase 1-like, which yields MRFGVSQYNPRSRPLKEDTNSRKTVLNTLTVFLHSWTCKRLPLLLLTTACLALFAPSFYLYLKDSLGYRRSFYQLSVFVNESSFKQVSRNVTNRLNRENITNEQSTVNINKKQSTLWKESGCESKTPLLLCNRARGAAKSTVYNEISRGIALANQTVFSKSNVLVERARSCALVGSSGRLLSQRHADDIDGHDVVIRLNDAPIYPYEKYVGRRMPDVAIINLAVSRKGKCLQNVKPKTLLVQCHHPGGISTIGRSCATHGPVYAFSRHLISTANSLLSNYTLKHRLKGLRSPTAGMYAVVFSLHLCKELDIYGFGAGKGELYAYYRDLLTPSTHHYFDLEEEFLKDISHNLTTPVDVLWMGCNKVSFHP from the coding sequence AAAAACAGTGCTCAACACTTTGACTGTCTTCTTGCATTCTTGGACATGTAAACGTTTGCCGTTGTTACTATTGACTACAGCATGTTTGGCGTTGTTTGCACCAAGTTTCTACCTTTATCTCAAGGACAGTCTCGGATATAGACGTTCGTTTTACCAACTGTCTGTTTTCGTGAATGAGTCGTCATTCAAACAAGTATCAAGAAACGTGACTAACAGGCTCAACCGTGAAAACATTACCAATGAGCAGTCCACAGTAAACATTAACAAGAAGCAGTCAACACTGTGGAAAGAAAGCGGATGTGAAAGCAAGACACCTCTTCTTCTTTGTAACAGAGCACGAGGAGCTGCTAAAAGTACGGTGTATAACGAGATATCAAGAGGTATAGCTCTTGCCAACCAGACTGTGTTCTCAAAGTCTAATGTTCTAGTGGAACGAGCGAGATCATGCGCTCTAGTCGGTTCATCAGGAAGGCTTTTGAGTCAGAGACACGCTGATGATATCGACGGACACGACGTTGTCATACGACTAAACGACGCTCCAATTTATCCTTACGAGAAATACGTTGGGAGACGTATGCCTGATGTTGCAATTATCAATTTAGCCGTCTCACGTAAAGGAAAGTGTCTCCAAAACGTAAAGCCTAAAACACTTTTGGTTCAGTGTCATCATCCAGGTGGAATTAGCACAATTGGACGATCCTGTGCAACACATGGACCCGTCTATGCATTTTCTCGGCATCTTATTAGCACTGCTAACTCTCTTTTGTCAAACTACACGTTAAAACATCGTCTTAAAGGTCTAAGGAGTCCAACAGCCGGAATGTATGCCGTCGTCTTTTCCTTACATTTGTGCAAGGAGCTTGATATTTATGGGTTTGGTGCCGGAAAGGGAGAGTTGTATGCATACTACAGAGATCTTCTCACGCCCAGTACACACCATTATTTTGACTTGGAGGAAGAATTTCTCAAAGATATTTCACACAACCTGACAACACCTGTTGACGTGTTGTGGATGGGATGCAACAAAGTATCTTTCCATCCCTGA